The proteins below come from a single Gimesia alba genomic window:
- a CDS encoding ATP-dependent helicase, which yields MSEIPQELEELFQQLNSEQQAAACHDTGPLLIIAGAGTGKTTTLSHRVAYLISQGIDPSRILLLTFSRRAANEMIRRVDNLLRALGAGRERSAASARSRSIWGGTFHSTAARLLRRYGQAIGLPDDFTIIDRSDAEDLMSAIRSELELGNNGKKFPRKGTLLEIYSRCVNTCSKLEPILERHYPWCLEHVDDLKKLFQAFVDRKEKQNILDYDDLLLFWHALASDPAGGKLLRGQFEAILVDEYQDTNVLQSGILKNLSPEGEGLTVVGDDAQSIYSFRAATVRNILDFPQEYPGTTIVTLEENYRSTQPILQATNQIIDEAHERYEKNLWSSKVSGEAPFIVDCSDNNEQADFVVQQVLEHREAGIPLQKQAVLFRASNHSLPLEVELARRNIVYHKYGGLKFIETAHVKDLMAYLRLAENPRDAVSGLRVLTLLPGIGQKKAQQLLNLLAEAQFRFDAWSEFKPPAATVEHWPLFVRLMKNLASPQSEKKGISAEVHQVRTFYAPLLDQQYDNAPARQRDLEQLEQVASRFSSRMSFLEEITLDPPSSTQDVATGSDKADDDFLVLSTIHSSKGLEWDAVYVLQAADGSIPSEMSLESEEEIDEERRLFYVALTRAKNWLYVCFPHRQYFQNRRWNQAHSYAQLSRFVSSKTLSLFQRRPAFNAEDLDTPEEAQIETTAEDIRKNIRNMWTV from the coding sequence ATGTCAGAAATTCCACAAGAACTTGAAGAACTTTTTCAACAGCTCAACTCGGAGCAGCAGGCAGCCGCCTGTCACGATACCGGTCCACTGTTGATTATCGCTGGGGCCGGCACAGGGAAAACGACCACGCTTTCGCATCGAGTGGCCTATCTGATTTCGCAAGGCATTGATCCCAGCCGAATTCTACTGCTCACCTTTTCGCGGCGTGCCGCGAACGAAATGATCCGCCGCGTTGATAACTTGCTCCGCGCATTGGGAGCAGGCCGCGAACGTTCGGCCGCTTCAGCCCGCTCGCGCAGTATCTGGGGAGGCACCTTTCACTCGACAGCGGCTCGATTGCTCAGGCGATACGGTCAGGCGATTGGCTTGCCCGATGACTTTACCATCATCGATCGTAGCGATGCCGAAGATTTAATGAGCGCCATCCGCAGCGAACTGGAACTGGGCAACAACGGCAAGAAGTTTCCCCGCAAAGGGACGCTCTTGGAAATCTACAGTCGCTGTGTGAATACCTGCTCGAAGCTAGAGCCGATTCTCGAACGGCACTACCCCTGGTGCCTGGAACATGTAGACGACCTCAAAAAACTGTTTCAGGCGTTTGTCGATCGCAAAGAGAAACAGAACATTCTCGATTACGACGACCTGCTGTTGTTCTGGCATGCCCTCGCCTCAGATCCCGCAGGCGGCAAGCTGTTACGCGGCCAGTTTGAAGCAATTCTGGTCGACGAGTATCAGGACACGAACGTTTTGCAGTCGGGCATTCTGAAAAACCTTTCACCCGAGGGAGAAGGTCTCACAGTGGTGGGCGACGATGCACAGTCAATTTATTCCTTCCGGGCGGCGACCGTGCGAAATATTCTGGACTTTCCCCAGGAATACCCGGGCACGACGATCGTCACACTCGAAGAAAATTACCGCAGCACACAACCGATTCTGCAGGCAACGAACCAGATTATCGACGAAGCCCATGAACGGTATGAGAAAAATCTCTGGTCGTCGAAAGTTTCGGGCGAAGCTCCGTTTATTGTAGACTGCAGCGACAACAACGAGCAGGCCGACTTCGTGGTACAGCAGGTACTCGAGCACCGAGAAGCCGGCATTCCTCTGCAGAAGCAGGCCGTGCTGTTTCGGGCGTCGAACCATAGTCTGCCGCTGGAAGTCGAACTGGCTCGTCGTAACATCGTCTATCACAAATATGGCGGCTTGAAGTTTATCGAAACGGCCCATGTCAAAGATCTCATGGCTTATTTACGTCTGGCGGAAAATCCCCGTGATGCGGTTTCTGGCTTGCGTGTGTTAACGTTACTGCCGGGCATCGGTCAGAAAAAAGCACAGCAGTTGCTCAACCTGTTGGCCGAAGCGCAATTTCGTTTTGATGCGTGGTCCGAATTCAAACCACCGGCGGCGACCGTCGAACATTGGCCGCTGTTTGTGCGACTGATGAAAAATCTCGCCTCGCCGCAATCCGAGAAAAAGGGTATTTCCGCCGAGGTGCATCAGGTGCGCACTTTTTATGCGCCGCTCCTGGATCAGCAGTATGACAACGCACCGGCCCGCCAGCGCGATCTGGAACAACTGGAACAGGTCGCCAGCCGCTTCAGCAGTCGCATGAGTTTTCTGGAAGAAATTACCCTCGACCCGCCCAGCTCGACACAGGATGTCGCGACCGGCAGCGATAAGGCCGACGATGATTTTCTGGTCTTAAGCACAATACATTCATCGAAAGGACTGGAGTGGGACGCCGTTTATGTGCTGCAGGCGGCCGACGGCAGCATTCCTTCAGAGATGTCGCTGGAGAGTGAAGAGGAAATCGACGAAGAACGCCGATTGTTTTATGTCGCGCTCACGCGGGCGAAAAACTGGCTCTACGTATGTTTCCCGCATCGTCAGTATTTCCAGAATCGACGCTGGAATCAGGCTCACAGTTACGCGCAACTTTCGCGGTTTGTTTCTTCAAAAACGTTGTCACTTTTTCAGCGACGACCGGCGTTCAACGCCGAGGATCTGGATACACCAGAGGAAGCACAAATCGAAACGACGGCCGAAGACATCCGCAAGAATATTCGCAACATGTGGACCGTCTGA
- a CDS encoding arylsulfatase codes for MPDMKALFSVTFVLFFLVTTRVNAVEETRPNIILIMVDDMGFSDLGCYGGEIETPNLDALAAGGVRFSQFYNTARCCPTRATLMTGLHPHQTGIGWMTDPPNDPRSSSKPPAYQGYLNRECVTVAEVLQTAGYATYMTGKWHLGFNSQECWPLQRGYQKYFGCISGATRFFYPEEPRGMTLGNQHIKTPPSTTDRRFYTTDAFTDYAIRFLKEHQQDAVQQDKPFFLYLAYTAPHWPLQAHEEEIKKYRGKYRIGWDRLRNRRLAKQKEIGLLPAHTKLSPRNEAAPAWDSLDEKKQNEMDLKMSVYAAMVDRMDQNIGKLIGWLKANQQFDNTLILFLSDNGACAEGPALGRGRFMNPKNRDQEHSNSYGKAWANASNTPFRLFKHYAHEGGTSTPFLMHWPAQIQPRKEWYTEPAQLIDIMPTLVDVSGAKYPKTYAGNKIHSLDGVSLRPAMQGKSLNRAAPLFIEHENNAFVRAGNWKLVGRGVSPAKGLQPQKWELYNVKQDRTELNNLAEKKLKMVSDLSAQWQAWAKRVGVYPK; via the coding sequence ATGCCGGATATGAAAGCGCTCTTCAGTGTTACCTTTGTTTTATTTTTTCTCGTGACGACCCGCGTCAACGCGGTGGAAGAAACGCGGCCGAATATCATTCTGATCATGGTCGACGATATGGGCTTTTCCGATCTCGGCTGTTATGGCGGAGAAATTGAAACGCCGAACCTGGACGCGCTGGCTGCTGGGGGTGTGCGGTTTTCCCAGTTCTATAATACGGCTCGCTGCTGTCCCACTCGGGCGACTTTGATGACAGGCCTGCATCCGCATCAGACGGGAATCGGATGGATGACCGATCCGCCCAACGATCCCCGCAGCAGTTCCAAACCGCCCGCTTATCAGGGCTATTTGAATCGCGAGTGTGTGACAGTCGCGGAAGTGCTGCAGACCGCAGGCTATGCAACGTATATGACGGGGAAATGGCATCTGGGCTTTAACTCACAGGAGTGCTGGCCGCTGCAGCGGGGGTATCAAAAATACTTTGGCTGCATCTCGGGGGCGACTCGGTTCTTTTATCCGGAGGAACCTCGGGGGATGACGCTGGGAAATCAGCATATCAAAACGCCCCCCAGCACAACCGACCGTCGTTTTTATACGACCGATGCCTTTACCGATTACGCGATTCGTTTTCTGAAAGAACATCAGCAGGACGCAGTACAACAGGACAAACCGTTTTTCCTGTACCTCGCCTACACCGCGCCGCACTGGCCGCTGCAGGCACATGAAGAGGAGATCAAAAAATATCGCGGCAAATATCGGATTGGTTGGGATCGGCTCCGCAATCGCCGTCTGGCCAAGCAAAAGGAAATCGGCCTGCTGCCGGCGCATACCAAATTGTCGCCACGCAACGAAGCGGCGCCCGCGTGGGACTCTCTAGATGAGAAGAAGCAAAACGAGATGGATCTGAAGATGTCGGTCTATGCGGCGATGGTGGATCGCATGGATCAGAACATCGGCAAGCTGATCGGTTGGCTCAAAGCGAATCAGCAGTTTGACAACACGTTGATCCTGTTTCTGTCGGACAACGGCGCGTGTGCCGAGGGTCCTGCACTCGGCCGGGGGCGTTTTATGAATCCGAAAAATCGCGATCAAGAGCACAGCAACAGTTACGGAAAAGCATGGGCCAATGCATCGAACACGCCGTTCCGTCTATTCAAGCATTATGCTCATGAAGGGGGAACCTCAACGCCGTTCCTGATGCACTGGCCGGCGCAAATTCAGCCGCGCAAAGAATGGTACACGGAACCGGCGCAGCTCATCGACATCATGCCGACGCTTGTGGATGTGTCAGGCGCGAAATATCCCAAAACCTATGCCGGTAACAAGATCCACTCTTTAGACGGCGTCTCTCTGCGGCCGGCAATGCAGGGAAAGAGTCTGAATCGTGCCGCGCCCCTGTTCATCGAACATGAAAACAACGCCTTCGTGCGCGCTGGCAACTGGAAACTAGTGGGCCGCGGTGTTTCCCCGGCAAAAGGATTACAGCCACAAAAGTGGGAACTTTACAATGTGAAACAGGACCGCACGGAGTTGAACAATCTCGCAGAGAAAAAACTGAAGATGGTTTCGGACTTGTCAGCCCAATGGCAGGCGTGGGCCAAACGGGTGGGCGTGTATCCTAAGTAA
- a CDS encoding GntR family transcriptional regulator: MMQIQLSEADGTPYYLQVANQVKFLVASGRLEPHEQLPSVRGLAQQLTITPNTVARAYRELEAEGVVISKRGAGVFISNGVSPLSNKEKRRILNERMDALLTESRQLGVDEETLLKLLRQRSQKFDLYKEVEK; the protein is encoded by the coding sequence ATGATGCAAATTCAATTATCAGAAGCGGATGGCACGCCTTATTACCTGCAGGTAGCGAACCAGGTCAAGTTCCTGGTAGCGTCCGGGCGGCTGGAGCCGCATGAGCAACTCCCCTCGGTGCGCGGTCTCGCGCAGCAGTTGACGATCACGCCCAATACGGTGGCTCGTGCGTACCGCGAGCTGGAAGCCGAAGGAGTGGTGATCTCGAAACGCGGCGCCGGCGTTTTTATCTCGAATGGCGTGTCCCCCTTGTCGAATAAAGAGAAACGCCGCATTCTGAATGAGCGGATGGATGCACTGCTGACCGAATCGCGTCAGTTAGGCGTGGATGAAGAAACCCTGTTGAAGTTACTACGTCAGCGAAGCCAGAAGTTTGATTTATATAAAGAGGTCGAAAAATGA
- a CDS encoding THUMP domain-containing class I SAM-dependent RNA methyltransferase: MSEPLTLVATSAFGLEAVVSRELKQLGYEDQTVENGRVTFQGDLEAICRCNLWLRSADRVMICLGEFTALDFDDLFDETRDLEWERWLPPSARFPVRASAVRSKINSAKNSQKMVKKAIAERLKDHYIKDWFPEDGPLYSVNAAILKDKASICVDTTGSSLHKRGYRKLTAGAQLKETLAAGLIQLSYWNRERAFVDPCCGSGTIPIEAALIGTNTAPGINREFACEGWQQFPAELWKEARDEARDLERNDLAFRLQGYDIDPAMIRMARYHAQQAGMEDFIHFQEQPLSEFSTPRKYGCIITNPPYGERLGEKEDAEVIYREMKRVFEPLDTWSIYVLTSHPGFERIFGQKARRRKLYNGGMECTYYQFPGPPPPRKKSPWDKAKASGEATDENESTEEVPTNEEPSRKEE; encoded by the coding sequence ATGTCTGAGCCGCTCACACTCGTTGCCACCTCTGCCTTTGGCCTGGAAGCCGTGGTTTCGCGCGAATTAAAACAACTCGGATACGAGGATCAGACGGTCGAAAACGGACGGGTTACCTTTCAAGGCGATCTGGAAGCGATCTGCCGTTGCAATCTCTGGCTCCGCAGCGCCGACCGGGTGATGATCTGTCTGGGCGAGTTCACAGCCCTTGATTTCGATGACCTGTTCGACGAAACCCGCGATCTGGAATGGGAACGCTGGCTGCCCCCTTCGGCGCGTTTCCCCGTCCGCGCTTCGGCCGTCCGTTCCAAAATCAACAGCGCCAAAAACTCACAGAAGATGGTCAAAAAAGCGATCGCCGAGCGGTTGAAGGATCATTACATCAAAGACTGGTTCCCCGAAGATGGGCCACTATATTCGGTCAATGCAGCGATCTTGAAAGACAAGGCTTCAATCTGCGTCGACACCACCGGTTCCAGTCTGCACAAACGCGGCTATCGCAAACTGACCGCCGGCGCCCAATTGAAAGAGACACTGGCGGCCGGCCTGATTCAACTCAGCTACTGGAACCGGGAACGGGCGTTTGTCGATCCCTGTTGCGGTTCGGGAACGATTCCCATTGAAGCGGCCCTGATCGGTACGAATACGGCGCCGGGCATCAACCGCGAATTTGCCTGCGAAGGCTGGCAGCAGTTTCCTGCGGAACTATGGAAAGAGGCCCGCGACGAAGCCCGCGACCTGGAACGCAATGATCTTGCGTTTCGTTTGCAAGGTTACGATATCGATCCCGCCATGATTCGCATGGCCCGCTATCACGCACAACAGGCGGGCATGGAGGACTTCATTCACTTTCAGGAACAGCCTCTCTCCGAATTCAGCACGCCCCGCAAGTATGGCTGTATCATTACCAATCCTCCTTACGGAGAACGACTGGGAGAGAAAGAAGACGCCGAAGTCATCTACCGCGAAATGAAACGCGTGTTCGAGCCGCTCGATACGTGGTCGATTTATGTACTGACTTCGCATCCCGGATTTGAGCGTATTTTCGGACAAAAAGCCCGCCGACGCAAATTGTATAACGGCGGGATGGAATGTACCTACTATCAATTCCCCGGCCCTCCTCCCCCGCGAAAAAAATCGCCGTGGGACAAAGCAAAAGCTTCGGGTGAGGCCACCGACGAGAACGAATCAACCGAAGAAGTGCCGACGAACGAAGAACCTTCCCGCAAAGAAGAATAA
- a CDS encoding sulfatase family protein, with the protein MFTKLATAAICLFAFLFALDVHAAVQPNVILIMCDDLGWGDTGFNGNKIIKTPHLDAMARAGMILKRFYAGAPVCSPTRGSCLTGRNPFRYGIVHANTGHMKSEEQTLAESLKAAGYRTGHFGKWHLGTLTKTVRDSNRGGPKNTDHFSPPWLNGFEVCFSTEAKVPTWDPMRKPKGKASSRGWAALTDDSPSQPYGTHYWNDAGEIVKDNLSGDDSRVIMDRVVPFIKQSAEAQKPFFCVIWFHTPHLPVVAGPRYREMYAKHDLYHANYYGCITAMDEQIGRLRAQLKQLNAAENTMLWFCSDNGPEGNASAPGSAGPFRGRKRDLTEGGIRVPALLEWPGKITPGTETSFPMVTSDYLPTILAAAGLPVPDKRPLDGINLLPVVQQNLKERTEPIGFQFQNKAAWMTHRYKLLRTGKRAKAQYQLFDLLADPGETTDVSQDYPALVKQYRRDLESWIKSCDNSNRGNDY; encoded by the coding sequence ATGTTTACTAAATTAGCGACTGCAGCAATTTGTCTCTTCGCATTTCTGTTCGCTCTTGACGTACATGCGGCTGTGCAACCGAACGTGATCCTGATCATGTGCGATGATCTCGGCTGGGGGGACACCGGCTTTAACGGAAACAAGATCATTAAGACGCCGCACCTGGATGCGATGGCGCGGGCGGGGATGATTCTCAAACGGTTCTACGCCGGGGCGCCGGTGTGCAGCCCGACGCGCGGGAGCTGTCTGACGGGCCGCAATCCGTTTCGGTATGGGATCGTGCATGCCAATACCGGGCACATGAAATCAGAGGAACAGACGCTGGCGGAATCATTGAAAGCCGCCGGTTATCGAACGGGGCACTTTGGCAAATGGCATCTGGGTACGTTGACCAAAACAGTCCGCGATTCGAATCGAGGCGGGCCTAAGAATACGGATCACTTTTCGCCCCCCTGGCTGAACGGGTTTGAAGTCTGTTTCTCGACCGAAGCGAAAGTCCCCACTTGGGATCCCATGCGGAAGCCGAAGGGAAAAGCATCCAGCAGAGGCTGGGCGGCGTTGACCGACGACAGTCCCAGTCAGCCGTACGGGACACACTATTGGAACGACGCGGGCGAGATCGTGAAGGACAATCTGAGCGGCGATGATTCACGCGTCATCATGGATCGCGTGGTTCCCTTCATTAAGCAGAGTGCGGAAGCGCAGAAACCGTTTTTTTGTGTGATCTGGTTTCATACGCCGCATCTGCCGGTGGTCGCCGGTCCCCGTTATCGGGAGATGTATGCGAAACACGATTTGTACCACGCGAACTATTATGGTTGCATTACCGCCATGGACGAGCAGATCGGACGCTTGCGGGCACAGCTGAAACAGTTAAATGCCGCTGAAAATACGATGCTCTGGTTCTGTTCCGACAACGGCCCGGAAGGGAATGCCAGTGCGCCCGGATCAGCGGGACCGTTTCGGGGACGCAAACGGGATCTGACTGAAGGGGGCATTCGAGTGCCGGCGCTGTTGGAGTGGCCGGGCAAAATTACCCCCGGCACCGAAACCAGTTTCCCGATGGTCACCAGCGATTATCTACCGACGATTCTGGCTGCCGCCGGGTTACCTGTTCCTGATAAGCGACCGTTGGATGGAATCAATTTACTCCCCGTGGTTCAACAGAATCTCAAGGAACGGACAGAGCCCATTGGATTTCAATTTCAAAACAAAGCGGCCTGGATGACGCACCGCTATAAGCTGTTACGCACGGGAAAAAGGGCGAAGGCACAATATCAGTTGTTTGATTTACTCGCTGATCCGGGTGAGACGACCGATGTTTCACAGGATTACCCCGCGCTGGTGAAGCAGTATCGACGCGACCTTGAGTCCTGGATTAAATCTTGTGACAACAGCAATCGGGGAAATGACTATTAA
- a CDS encoding sulfatase produces the protein MLLLVLLETVCPALCFEAVAAEKPNVLFIAADDLRCDLACYGHPLVKTPHLDQLAAQGVLFKKAYCQQALCNPSRASLMTGRRPDSLKIWDLPTHFREVKPGIVTLPQLFKQQGYFTQNIGKIFHNWRQNIQGDPTSWSVPAVMHYATHGSDKPVLNNNRELPVNFSKMSRTECRDVPDSAYFDGRIADLAVQALKDVKQKQEPFFLAVGFWKPHLPFNPPKKYWDLYDDSPISVAANPEPPKNVPAVALHNGQELLRSAKGKLTQEEIIELRTGYLAGISYLDAQIGKVLAELDRQSLRDNTIIVFWSDHGFHLGEHGLWCKTSNFENDAHVPLMISMPNMKQAGKTSAALVELIDMYPTLVELCELPSPAKLEGKSLVPILNDPTKTVKPAAYTQHPRPAYYKMSPEFMGVSVRTPRYRYTEWRDFKTGEVAARELYDHTIDPEENTNIADQPTDKKAFQAAVKLLEEKFPRPMKAQD, from the coding sequence TTGTTGCTGCTCGTTTTACTCGAAACAGTCTGCCCTGCCCTTTGCTTCGAGGCTGTCGCAGCTGAAAAGCCCAACGTGCTGTTCATCGCCGCCGATGACCTGCGGTGCGATCTGGCCTGTTACGGTCATCCGCTGGTGAAGACGCCGCACCTGGATCAACTGGCAGCACAAGGCGTTCTCTTCAAGAAAGCGTACTGCCAACAGGCTCTGTGCAATCCGTCGCGGGCTTCACTGATGACGGGCCGTCGCCCGGACAGTCTTAAGATCTGGGATCTGCCCACACACTTTCGCGAAGTGAAACCAGGCATCGTCACCCTGCCTCAACTGTTCAAGCAGCAAGGCTACTTCACTCAGAACATTGGCAAAATTTTCCATAACTGGCGTCAGAACATCCAGGGAGACCCGACCTCGTGGAGCGTGCCCGCGGTGATGCATTACGCCACGCATGGCAGCGACAAGCCGGTTTTGAACAATAATCGTGAACTACCTGTGAATTTCTCGAAGATGTCGAGAACCGAGTGCCGTGACGTTCCCGACTCGGCATACTTCGACGGACGGATTGCCGATCTGGCGGTTCAAGCACTTAAAGATGTGAAACAGAAACAGGAACCGTTCTTCTTAGCGGTCGGCTTCTGGAAGCCGCATCTGCCTTTTAACCCACCGAAAAAGTATTGGGATCTGTATGACGATAGTCCGATTTCCGTCGCCGCGAATCCAGAACCCCCGAAAAATGTGCCGGCTGTCGCGCTACATAACGGTCAGGAACTGCTGCGCAGCGCGAAGGGGAAACTGACGCAAGAGGAAATCATCGAGCTCCGCACCGGCTATCTGGCGGGCATCAGTTATCTCGATGCCCAGATCGGCAAAGTGCTCGCAGAACTGGATCGCCAGAGTTTACGGGACAACACGATCATTGTCTTCTGGTCCGATCACGGGTTTCACCTGGGCGAGCATGGTCTGTGGTGTAAGACATCCAATTTTGAAAACGACGCGCACGTCCCATTGATGATTTCAATGCCCAACATGAAACAGGCGGGTAAGACATCCGCTGCGCTAGTCGAACTGATCGACATGTATCCGACGCTGGTAGAGCTGTGTGAGTTACCTTCCCCCGCGAAGCTGGAAGGTAAGAGCCTGGTCCCCATTTTGAACGATCCCACTAAAACGGTGAAACCGGCCGCCTACACGCAGCACCCGCGACCCGCCTATTACAAAATGAGCCCCGAGTTCATGGGCGTTTCTGTCCGCACACCCCGCTATCGCTATACGGAATGGCGTGACTTTAAAACGGGTGAGGTTGCAGCACGCGAGCTCTACGATCACACCATCGATCCCGAAGAGAACACAAACATCGCCGACCAGCCCACCGACAAAAAAGCCTTTCAAGCCGCGGTCAAACTGCTGGAAGAAAAATTTCCTCGACCGATGAAAGCACAGGATTGA
- a CDS encoding ABC transporter ATP-binding protein produces the protein MSEHVIEISDLSRRFGKKQALDNVSLSVPEGAVFGLVGENGAGKTTLLKHVLGFLKPQQGTVRVFGLDPVADPPGVLGRIGHLSETRDLPTWMTIRELFEFTRAFYPKWDPVYAEELRMMFELSLNQKVPTLSRGQLARAGLLLALAHRPPLLVLDEPSSGLDPVVRKDILDAIIRTVVDEGRTVLFSSHLLDEVQRVSDRVAILDQGKILLTSPLDEVLVSHYQLTVSFQEPQPFFPELAGALTWSGSGREWKIICNGQKQELEVALQELKAEILEQNSPTLEEIFVARMKSAARSSFEE, from the coding sequence ATGAGCGAGCATGTGATTGAGATCAGTGATTTAAGTCGTCGCTTCGGGAAAAAACAGGCGTTGGACAACGTCAGTCTCTCCGTGCCGGAGGGGGCTGTATTTGGTCTGGTCGGTGAAAACGGAGCCGGCAAGACAACGTTACTCAAACACGTGCTCGGTTTCCTCAAGCCACAGCAGGGGACGGTGCGTGTGTTTGGCCTCGACCCGGTCGCCGATCCGCCGGGTGTCCTGGGGCGGATTGGCCATCTTTCCGAAACACGTGATCTGCCGACGTGGATGACGATTCGCGAACTGTTTGAATTCACGCGTGCCTTTTATCCCAAGTGGGATCCCGTCTACGCGGAAGAACTGCGGATGATGTTTGAACTCTCCCTCAATCAAAAAGTGCCGACCTTATCGCGGGGGCAGCTGGCACGGGCCGGACTGTTGTTGGCGCTGGCACATCGTCCGCCGCTTTTGGTATTGGATGAACCCTCTTCAGGCCTGGACCCGGTCGTCCGCAAAGACATTCTCGATGCCATCATTCGCACTGTAGTTGATGAGGGCCGCACGGTCCTGTTTTCTTCACATCTGTTAGACGAAGTGCAGCGCGTCTCCGACCGGGTTGCGATCCTCGATCAGGGCAAAATTTTGCTGACGAGCCCGCTGGATGAAGTGCTGGTTTCGCATTATCAGTTGACGGTCAGTTTCCAGGAACCGCAGCCGTTCTTTCCTGAACTGGCGGGGGCACTCACTTGGTCCGGCTCGGGCCGGGAATGGAAAATCATCTGTAACGGCCAGAAGCAGGAGCTAGAAGTTGCCTTGCAAGAACTGAAGGCGGAAATTCTGGAACAGAACTCTCCGACGCTGGAAGAAATATTTGTTGCCCGCATGAAGTCGGCCGCGCGATCGTCTTTTGAGGAATAA
- a CDS encoding sugar phosphate isomerase/epimerase family protein, with the protein MRNALPPHNRLPRRDFLKQASLNVLAGTAIASGLPGLQAGETKKKKPASGYQLGAFTKSFQDMPIPDVCRAFKSIGLDGLDLTVRPKGHILPENAEKELPEASKAAKEAGVKILFLTTMIDEPDKNAERILATAQEQGIDRIKIGYYRYKPFGTLAQQLKETTKKIGKVAKLCQKYEILPCVHVHSNAFLPSHGTQLYQLIQDYSPQEVGAYVDMLHMVKEGSGDGWRQGLDLLAPWISLCAVKNFAWERGEGRDKQGHQKWEVKTVPVADGISPIPKYVAALRELGYEGIFSLHSEYKGRHSWKELSTQECLAQTAVDAKYFRSLWS; encoded by the coding sequence ATGCGGAATGCTCTTCCCCCTCATAATCGGCTCCCACGCCGTGATTTTCTGAAACAGGCCTCGCTGAATGTATTAGCGGGTACAGCGATTGCCAGCGGTTTACCCGGTTTGCAGGCCGGTGAGACAAAAAAGAAGAAACCCGCTAGCGGCTACCAACTGGGCGCGTTCACCAAGAGCTTTCAGGACATGCCGATTCCCGATGTGTGCCGGGCGTTCAAATCGATTGGTCTGGACGGTCTCGATCTGACGGTCCGCCCTAAAGGACATATCCTGCCCGAAAATGCCGAGAAGGAGTTGCCTGAGGCGAGTAAAGCGGCGAAAGAGGCAGGTGTGAAAATTCTGTTCCTGACCACGATGATCGACGAGCCCGACAAAAACGCCGAACGCATTCTGGCGACCGCACAAGAGCAGGGTATCGATCGGATCAAGATTGGTTACTATCGTTACAAGCCGTTCGGCACACTGGCACAACAGCTGAAAGAGACGACGAAAAAAATTGGTAAGGTCGCGAAGCTCTGTCAGAAGTATGAAATTCTGCCTTGCGTGCACGTGCACTCAAACGCGTTTCTTCCTTCGCATGGAACTCAGTTATATCAGTTGATCCAGGATTATTCGCCACAGGAAGTCGGCGCGTATGTCGACATGTTGCACATGGTCAAAGAGGGGAGCGGCGACGGTTGGCGACAGGGATTGGATTTACTCGCGCCCTGGATTTCGTTGTGTGCAGTCAAGAACTTTGCCTGGGAACGGGGTGAAGGTCGCGATAAACAGGGACATCAGAAATGGGAAGTGAAAACCGTGCCGGTTGCGGATGGCATTTCCCCAATCCCGAAATATGTGGCTGCCCTGCGTGAATTGGGTTACGAAGGAATCTTCTCACTGCATAGCGAGTATAAGGGCCGACATAGCTGGAAAGAACTTTCAACGCAGGAATGCCTGGCACAGACGGCCGTCGATGCGAAGTATTTCCGTTCGCTGTGGTCGTAA